The following proteins are encoded in a genomic region of Sphingopyxis sp. YF1:
- a CDS encoding M14-type cytosolic carboxypeptidase encodes MTISIDAAFDSGNIVVDSLAGTTARLSIRKDRESDFFQWFHFRVACNVGDALDLRITGLADSAYPDGWSDYAVCASTDRENWFRLDTDYDAGTDGGSLIVRHTAESPILWVAYFAPYSMERHHDLVASVAECEGVTYRRLGHSLEGQPIDCLEMGTGTTQVWLYARQHPGESMAEWWMEGALEKLTDPADPHARSLLRKCRFHIVPNMNPDGSRRGHLRTNFAGVNLNREWHEPTAERSPEVLCVRNAMDESGVDWAIDVHGDEAIPAVFLAGFEGIPSLKPEQMEKYKAYEATLAATTPDFQVDLGYAETAPGQANLSMSTTQLAERFGAVSMTLEMPFKDNRDLPDPVAGWSPERSKLLAHACLATLDRML; translated from the coding sequence ATGACCATCAGCATCGACGCCGCCTTCGACAGCGGCAATATCGTCGTGGACTCGCTCGCCGGGACCACCGCCCGGCTCTCGATCCGCAAGGACCGCGAATCCGATTTCTTCCAGTGGTTCCACTTTCGCGTCGCGTGCAACGTTGGCGACGCGCTGGACCTCCGCATCACCGGGCTCGCCGATTCGGCCTATCCCGACGGCTGGTCCGATTATGCGGTGTGCGCCAGCACCGACCGCGAAAACTGGTTCCGTCTCGACACCGATTATGACGCGGGCACCGACGGCGGATCGCTGATCGTCCGCCACACCGCCGAAAGCCCCATCCTGTGGGTCGCCTATTTCGCGCCTTACTCGATGGAACGTCACCACGACCTCGTCGCGTCGGTCGCCGAATGCGAGGGCGTGACCTATCGCCGCCTCGGTCACAGCCTCGAAGGCCAGCCGATCGACTGCCTCGAAATGGGGACGGGCACGACGCAGGTGTGGCTCTATGCGCGCCAGCATCCGGGCGAGAGCATGGCCGAATGGTGGATGGAAGGCGCGCTCGAAAAGCTGACCGATCCCGCCGACCCGCACGCGCGGTCGCTGCTCCGGAAATGCCGCTTCCACATCGTGCCCAACATGAATCCCGACGGCTCGCGCCGCGGCCACCTGCGCACCAATTTCGCCGGGGTGAACCTCAACCGCGAATGGCACGAACCGACCGCCGAACGCAGCCCCGAAGTGCTCTGCGTCCGCAATGCGATGGACGAAAGCGGCGTCGACTGGGCGATCGACGTCCATGGTGACGAGGCGATCCCCGCGGTCTTCCTCGCGGGGTTCGAGGGCATTCCGTCGCTGAAGCCCGAACAGATGGAAAAATACAAGGCGTATGAAGCGACGCTCGCCGCGACGACGCCCGACTTCCAGGTCGATCTCGGCTATGCCGAAACCGCGCCGGGCCAGGCGAACCTCAGCATGTCGACGACGCAGCTCGCCGAACGCTTCGGCGCGGTGTCGATGACGCTCGAAATGCCGTTCAAGGACAATCGCGACCTGCCCGACCCTGTCGCGGGCTGGTCGCCCGAGCGTTCGAAGCTGCTCGCGCACGCGTGCCTCGCGACGCTCGACCGGATGCTCTGA
- a CDS encoding shikimate dehydrogenase, with product MSAPSAPPYAEVIGDPIAQSKSPLIHGFWLEALGIAGDYRRAHVKSDGLAAYVAERRDDPDWRGCNVTMPHKAAIMDLVDDPGAVRGTIGAMNTVVRQPDGTLIGTNTDAAGFYAPLAELDLEGAPVVVIGAGGAARAVLFALARANVGPVTILNRSPLKAMGLLATFGLKGDVVALDAPLPPAVLLVNSSSLGMTGQPPLDLDLSPLPAGAIVYDLVYSPLRTGLLQAAEARGLDTVDGLDMLIGQAALAFELFFGAAPPEGRDDELRALLTAG from the coding sequence ATGAGTGCGCCCTCTGCCCCCCCTTATGCCGAAGTGATCGGGGACCCGATCGCCCAGTCGAAATCGCCGCTGATCCACGGCTTCTGGCTCGAAGCGCTCGGCATTGCCGGCGATTATCGCCGCGCGCATGTCAAATCCGACGGCCTCGCGGCCTATGTCGCGGAGCGCCGCGACGATCCCGACTGGCGCGGATGCAACGTCACCATGCCGCACAAGGCGGCGATCATGGACCTCGTCGACGATCCCGGCGCCGTGCGCGGCACGATCGGCGCGATGAACACGGTGGTGCGCCAGCCCGACGGGACGCTGATCGGGACCAACACCGACGCCGCGGGCTTCTATGCGCCGCTTGCCGAGCTCGACCTCGAAGGCGCGCCGGTCGTCGTGATCGGCGCCGGCGGTGCGGCGCGCGCGGTGCTGTTCGCGCTCGCCCGCGCCAATGTCGGGCCTGTGACCATCCTCAACCGCTCGCCGCTGAAGGCGATGGGGCTGCTCGCGACCTTCGGGCTCAAGGGCGATGTGGTGGCGCTCGACGCGCCGCTCCCGCCCGCCGTGCTGCTCGTCAACAGCAGCAGTCTCGGCATGACCGGCCAGCCGCCGCTCGACCTTGACCTGTCGCCGCTCCCTGCGGGGGCGATCGTCTATGATCTTGTCTATTCGCCGCTCCGGACCGGGCTTTTGCAGGCGGCCGAAGCGCGCGGGCTCGACACCGTCGACGGACTCGACATGCTCATCGGGCAGGCCGCGCTCGCCTTCGAGCTCTTCTTCGGCGCCGCGCCGCCCGAGGGGCGCGACGATGAATTGCGCGCTTTGCTGACCGCCGGGTGA
- a CDS encoding TonB-dependent receptor, with protein MLLTSAAPVWAQVPTGDAPPAIPAPADGAERYTPDDFARFAPRTALDMVEKVPGFLIVTGTNGGARGLGQATENVLIGGERIASKTTDARTALARITATQVAYIDIVDGASLNVPGLTGQVANVVLVAGASAGSGFQTTFRWQPEWRPRIEDNWLNGEISTTGKLGGTQVTLSLKNEASRNGHWGPEQRFDSAGELLFVRDEFGAYDGDRPRLSAALARTAANGNKWNFNLGGQLQNLRERVTGTSVQPGHGRVNEEFRFTEDEYNFDIGGDYEMGLGKGRLKLISLYRFEHSPFVDTFVIDREIGGRRGERFSQTADESESILRGEYSWRTAGGTDWQVAMEGAYNTLDVDAEFAVLQANGRFVPVAFGGERTKVEEKRGEASLTWGRALAPNLTAQINLAAEYSELSSSGPGGLRRRFIRPKGKVALAWKAGPKTTINWFVQRRVDQLDFFDFASSVDVANGQGNGGNGLLVPPVVNRSELEFVQDMGRWGNASVAFAYGYAQDLVDQIPLSPTTEGRGNLPPAHLYRVTSKGTLLLDPLGWKGARINADVTWRRNRVRDPLTDRWRHQSGGQEYVADLSLRHDVPGSNFAWGGGYFDERFSPNLRLDAIETEYTVGPFVTAFIEHKDVAGFTVKLSYRNLAGMQDGFDRTVFVDRRDGPIAFRETRQRRFGQFFQLTVTGTL; from the coding sequence TTTCGCGCGCTTTGCGCCGCGCACCGCGCTCGACATGGTCGAGAAGGTGCCCGGCTTCCTGATCGTCACCGGCACCAACGGCGGCGCCCGCGGACTGGGGCAGGCGACCGAAAATGTGCTGATTGGCGGCGAGCGCATCGCAAGCAAGACCACCGACGCGCGCACCGCGCTGGCGCGGATCACCGCAACCCAAGTCGCCTATATCGACATCGTCGACGGCGCGAGCCTGAACGTCCCCGGGCTGACCGGGCAGGTCGCCAATGTCGTGCTGGTCGCCGGCGCGAGCGCCGGCAGCGGGTTCCAGACGACGTTCCGCTGGCAACCCGAATGGCGCCCGCGGATCGAAGACAATTGGCTGAACGGCGAGATTTCGACCACGGGCAAGCTGGGAGGCACGCAGGTCACGCTGAGCCTGAAGAACGAGGCCAGTCGCAACGGCCATTGGGGACCCGAGCAACGCTTCGACAGCGCCGGCGAGTTGCTGTTCGTGCGCGACGAGTTCGGCGCCTATGACGGCGACCGGCCGCGGCTGTCGGCAGCGCTCGCGCGCACCGCCGCCAACGGCAACAAATGGAATTTCAATCTCGGCGGGCAGCTGCAGAATCTGCGCGAGCGCGTAACCGGCACCTCGGTGCAGCCAGGCCATGGACGCGTGAACGAAGAATTCCGCTTCACCGAGGACGAATATAATTTCGACATCGGCGGCGATTACGAGATGGGGCTGGGCAAGGGGCGGCTGAAGCTGATCTCGCTCTACCGTTTCGAGCACAGCCCCTTCGTCGATACGTTCGTCATCGACCGCGAGATCGGCGGACGCAGGGGCGAGCGCTTCAGCCAGACCGCCGATGAAAGCGAATCGATCCTGCGCGGCGAATATAGCTGGCGCACCGCGGGGGGCACCGACTGGCAGGTCGCAATGGAGGGCGCGTACAACACGCTCGACGTCGATGCCGAATTCGCGGTCCTGCAGGCGAACGGCCGGTTCGTGCCAGTGGCCTTTGGCGGCGAAAGGACCAAGGTCGAGGAGAAGCGCGGCGAGGCGTCCTTGACCTGGGGCCGCGCGCTCGCGCCGAACCTCACCGCGCAGATCAACCTTGCCGCCGAATATAGCGAGCTGAGCTCGTCGGGGCCCGGCGGGCTGAGGCGCCGCTTCATCCGGCCGAAGGGCAAGGTCGCGCTCGCCTGGAAGGCCGGGCCGAAGACGACGATCAACTGGTTCGTCCAGCGCCGCGTCGACCAGCTCGACTTCTTCGACTTCGCAAGTTCGGTCGACGTCGCGAACGGGCAGGGCAATGGCGGCAACGGCCTGCTCGTCCCGCCGGTCGTCAACCGCAGCGAACTGGAGTTCGTGCAGGACATGGGCCGCTGGGGCAACGCGTCCGTCGCGTTCGCCTATGGCTATGCGCAGGATCTGGTCGACCAGATCCCGCTTTCGCCGACCACCGAAGGGCGCGGCAACCTGCCGCCCGCGCATCTCTATCGCGTCACGAGCAAGGGCACGCTGCTGCTCGACCCGTTGGGGTGGAAGGGCGCGCGGATCAACGCCGACGTCACCTGGCGGCGGAACCGCGTGCGCGACCCGCTGACCGATCGGTGGCGCCACCAGAGCGGGGGGCAGGAATATGTCGCCGACCTCAGCCTGCGCCACGACGTGCCGGGGAGCAATTTCGCCTGGGGCGGGGGCTATTTCGACGAACGCTTCAGCCCGAACCTTCGGCTCGATGCGATCGAGACGGAATATACCGTCGGTCCGTTCGTCACCGCTTTTATCGAGCACAAGGACGTCGCGGGCTTCACGGTAAAGCTGTCGTATCGCAACCTCGCGGGGATGCAGGACGGATTCGACCGCACCGTGTTCGTCGACCGGCGCGACGGGCCGATCGCGTTCCGGGAAACGCGCCAGCGCCGGTTCGGGCAATTTTTCCAGCTGACGGTGACGGGGACGCTGTAA
- a CDS encoding Hsp20 family protein, with translation MRNSFDWTPYRRSTVGFDRLFDFLETGGSAAENYPPFDIEKVADDHFRITVAVAGFKSDEIDITAQQNMLTVSGRKAPAPEGEGRQLLYSGIATRAFERRFQLADFVRVSAADLADGLLVIDLVREVPEAMKPHKIAIGGTTPTLVEAGPAPVEGGKKAA, from the coding sequence ATGCGCAACAGCTTCGATTGGACCCCCTATCGCCGTTCGACCGTCGGTTTCGACCGGCTGTTCGATTTCCTCGAGACCGGCGGTTCGGCTGCCGAAAATTATCCGCCCTTCGACATCGAGAAGGTCGCCGACGACCATTTCCGCATCACCGTGGCGGTTGCGGGATTCAAGAGCGACGAGATCGATATCACCGCGCAGCAGAACATGCTGACCGTCAGCGGCCGCAAGGCCCCCGCGCCCGAAGGCGAGGGCCGCCAGCTCCTCTATAGCGGCATCGCGACGCGCGCCTTCGAGCGCCGCTTCCAGCTCGCCGATTTCGTGCGGGTGAGCGCGGCCGACCTGGCCGACGGGCTGCTCGTCATCGATCTGGTGCGCGAAGTGCCCGAGGCGATGAAGCCGCACAAGATCGCGATCGGCGGCACCACGCCGACATTGGTCGAAGCCGGCCCGGCACCGGTCGAAGGCGGCAAGAAAGCAGCCTGA
- a CDS encoding DUF1491 family protein, with protein sequence MTRLASRFLVDLLLRRTEAAGGFAAILAAGDERAGVILVQCSERGAPGPLLERRFAANGGYVWEAVGPGDGDESALSAYRDRRKKADPDLWIVELDIADAPRLVAEWGELS encoded by the coding sequence GTGACGCGGCTCGCCAGCCGCTTCCTCGTCGACCTGCTGCTGCGCCGGACCGAAGCGGCGGGCGGTTTTGCGGCGATTCTCGCCGCGGGCGACGAGCGCGCCGGGGTGATCCTCGTCCAGTGCAGCGAACGCGGCGCGCCGGGGCCGCTGCTCGAACGGCGCTTTGCCGCCAACGGCGGCTATGTCTGGGAAGCCGTCGGACCCGGTGACGGCGACGAAAGCGCGCTTTCGGCCTATCGCGATCGCCGGAAAAAGGCCGATCCCGACCTCTGGATCGTCGAACTGGATATCGCGGATGCGCCACGACTCGTCGCCGAATGGGGCGAATTGAGTTGA
- the coaE gene encoding dephospho-CoA kinase (Dephospho-CoA kinase (CoaE) performs the final step in coenzyme A biosynthesis.) produces the protein MSHFKRPASRLRRPFLLGLTGSIGMGKSTAATMFEREGIPVFDADAEVHRLQGPGGALVAAIESRFPGTTGPGGVDRQKLGARVLGNTHELAALEAIVHPAVGRAQKRFLARHRARDLVVLDVPLLFEKGGWRRVGAIAVVSAPLWMQTKRVLRRPGMTRAKLKAIRRLQVPDRVKRARADFVIETGRPKSETHRQIRAIASCFRAR, from the coding sequence ATGAGCCACTTCAAGCGACCCGCCTCGCGGCTGCGCCGCCCCTTTCTGCTCGGGCTCACCGGTTCGATCGGCATGGGCAAGTCGACCGCCGCGACGATGTTCGAGCGCGAGGGCATTCCGGTGTTCGACGCCGACGCCGAGGTGCACCGGTTGCAGGGCCCCGGCGGCGCGCTCGTCGCGGCGATCGAGTCCCGCTTTCCCGGCACCACCGGCCCCGGCGGCGTCGATCGGCAGAAACTCGGCGCGCGCGTGCTCGGCAACACGCACGAGCTCGCCGCGCTCGAGGCGATCGTCCACCCCGCGGTCGGCCGGGCGCAGAAACGCTTCCTCGCCAGGCATCGCGCGCGCGATCTGGTCGTGCTCGATGTGCCGCTCCTGTTCGAAAAGGGCGGCTGGCGGCGCGTCGGCGCGATCGCCGTCGTCTCGGCGCCGCTGTGGATGCAGACGAAGCGCGTGCTGCGCCGCCCGGGGATGACCCGCGCCAAGCTCAAGGCGATCCGCCGTCTCCAGGTCCCCGACCGCGTCAAGCGCGCGCGCGCCGATTTCGTGATCGAAACCGGCCGCCCCAAAAGCGAGACGCATCGCCAGATTCGCGCCATCGCCTCTTGTTTCCGCGCCCGATAG
- a CDS encoding DUF4136 domain-containing protein, with translation MKLHFPAALLCAAALALGGCATAVPPVEVTRFHGNAVAGWAPGTRYAVDTAPLGDAAAMVGAAQPSLEWNSYRTAVERQLQLQGLVAAENGASAPLRVRIGFDRSERVGGGGNSPVSVGVGGSTGGWRSGVGLGVGFSFGGGPRKVQDLQLSVRIDDAASGNALWEGRAIAAVPAKAPAAQPSLAAAKLAEALFKDFPGESGRTISVP, from the coding sequence ATGAAGCTTCATTTTCCTGCCGCCCTGCTCTGCGCAGCGGCGCTGGCGCTCGGCGGCTGCGCGACGGCTGTCCCGCCGGTCGAGGTCACCCGTTTCCACGGCAATGCGGTTGCCGGCTGGGCGCCGGGCACGCGCTATGCCGTCGACACCGCGCCGCTCGGCGACGCCGCGGCGATGGTCGGCGCGGCGCAGCCATCGCTCGAATGGAACAGCTATCGCACCGCGGTCGAGCGCCAGCTTCAGCTCCAGGGGCTCGTCGCGGCGGAAAATGGCGCGTCGGCGCCGCTCAGGGTGCGCATCGGCTTCGATCGCAGCGAGCGTGTCGGCGGCGGCGGCAATTCGCCGGTCTCGGTCGGCGTCGGCGGCTCGACCGGCGGCTGGCGCTCCGGCGTCGGGCTCGGCGTCGGCTTCAGCTTCGGCGGCGGTCCGCGCAAGGTGCAGGATCTCCAGTTGTCGGTGCGCATCGACGATGCCGCCTCGGGCAATGCGCTGTGGGAGGGGCGTGCGATCGCCGCGGTGCCGGCCAAGGCACCCGCCGCACAGCCGTCGCTTGCCGCCGCCAAATTGGCCGAAGCCCTATTCAAGGACTTTCCCGGCGAATCGGGACGCACTATCAGCGTCCCATGA
- the raiA gene encoding ribosome-associated translation inhibitor RaiA: MEIRVSGHQIETGEALQAHVADRMNAIADKYFSRAIGAHATFGKGPHDSFQCDIVAHVMQGLVLKGHGQAQDAHVAFEGAAERIEKQLRRYMRRLKDRSGGAAPSPTIDEIQDNAGYTVFDAGGDEDEAGDAPAIIAETRVDIPSSSVSDAVMMLDLRNTNALLFVNSKTGAHNMVYRRTDGTIGWVEPQ, from the coding sequence ATGGAAATCCGCGTCTCTGGCCACCAGATCGAAACCGGCGAAGCGCTGCAGGCGCATGTCGCGGACCGGATGAACGCGATCGCCGACAAATATTTCTCGCGCGCGATCGGCGCGCACGCGACCTTCGGCAAGGGACCGCACGACAGTTTCCAGTGCGACATCGTCGCGCATGTGATGCAGGGGCTGGTGCTCAAGGGGCACGGCCAGGCGCAGGACGCGCATGTCGCCTTCGAGGGCGCGGCCGAGCGGATCGAAAAACAGCTCCGACGCTATATGCGACGCCTCAAGGACCGGAGCGGCGGCGCGGCGCCGTCGCCGACGATCGACGAGATACAGGATAACGCCGGCTACACCGTGTTCGACGCCGGCGGCGACGAGGATGAAGCGGGCGATGCGCCGGCGATCATCGCCGAAACGCGCGTCGATATTCCGAGCAGCAGCGTGTCCGACGCGGTGATGATGCTCGACCTTCGCAACACCAACGCGCTGCTGTTCGTCAACAGCAAGACCGGCGCGCACAATATGGTCTATCGGCGCACCGACGGGACCATCGGATGGGTCGAACCGCAATAA
- a CDS encoding Maf family protein: MTLLLASQSSGRAAMLRAAGLTFETSAAHLDEEALTASLLAAGQTARNIADALAEAKAVKISSRLPGVTVLGADSTLALDDGAMLSKPESPEEAANHLRRMAGARHRLFSAVVAARDGAPVWRAIGEAKLWMRPLSDAFIADYVAQNWDSIRWTVGCYEIEGAGVQLFDRVEGDPWTIIGMPMLPLLAWLRATGLAQK; the protein is encoded by the coding sequence ATGACGCTGCTTCTCGCCTCGCAGAGCAGTGGCCGCGCCGCGATGCTGCGCGCCGCCGGGCTGACCTTCGAAACCAGCGCCGCGCATCTCGATGAAGAGGCGCTGACCGCGTCGCTCCTCGCCGCCGGCCAGACCGCGCGCAACATCGCCGACGCGCTCGCCGAGGCCAAGGCGGTCAAGATTTCGTCGCGGCTTCCCGGGGTGACGGTGCTCGGGGCCGATTCGACGCTGGCGCTCGACGACGGCGCGATGCTGTCGAAACCCGAAAGCCCCGAAGAGGCGGCAAATCATCTTCGCCGCATGGCGGGCGCCCGCCACCGCCTGTTCAGCGCGGTTGTCGCGGCGCGCGACGGTGCGCCCGTCTGGCGCGCGATCGGCGAGGCGAAGCTGTGGATGCGCCCCTTGTCGGACGCCTTCATCGCCGACTATGTCGCGCAAAACTGGGACAGCATCCGCTGGACCGTCGGCTGTTACGAAATCGAGGGAGCAGGCGTGCAATTGTTCGACCGGGTCGAAGGCGACCCCTGGACCATCATCGGCATGCCGATGCTCCCGCTGCTCGCCTGGCTGCGCGCGACCGGGCTCGCCCAAAAATGA
- a CDS encoding GNAT family N-acetyltransferase: MPDTGGAWHIVEDDLSGAAIRALLEVHFAGLLANSPADSCHFLDFAGLRADDVTFWSIHRGDALAGCGALRMLDPAHGEIKSMRTHEAFLRQGVAARMLDHIITEARRRGVARLSLETGSGPAFEPALALYRRHGFDDCEPFADYKADPFSRFMTRIV, from the coding sequence ATGCCCGATACCGGGGGCGCCTGGCATATCGTCGAGGACGATCTGTCGGGCGCTGCCATCCGCGCGCTGCTCGAGGTGCATTTTGCCGGCCTGCTCGCTAATTCACCGGCGGACAGCTGTCATTTCCTCGATTTCGCCGGCCTGCGCGCGGACGATGTCACCTTCTGGTCGATCCATCGCGGCGACGCGCTCGCGGGCTGCGGGGCGCTCAGGATGCTCGACCCCGCGCATGGCGAGATCAAGTCGATGCGCACGCACGAGGCCTTCCTGCGCCAGGGCGTCGCCGCCCGCATGCTCGACCATATCATCACCGAAGCGCGCCGCCGCGGCGTCGCCCGGCTCAGCCTCGAAACCGGATCGGGGCCCGCCTTCGAACCCGCGCTCGCGCTCTACCGGCGCCACGGCTTCGACGATTGCGAACCCTTCGCCGACTACAAGGCCGACCCGTTCAGCCGCTTCATGACGCGCATTGTCTGA
- the gpmA gene encoding 2,3-diphosphoglycerate-dependent phosphoglycerate mutase, protein MPQLILIRHGQSQWNLENRFTGWWDVDVTEKGAAEAWAAGELMKAKGIAPDTAFTSVQTRAIKTLNLALEAMGRLWLPVIKDWRLNERHYGGLTGLDKAETAAKHGDEQVKVWRRSFDIPPPPLEAGSPYDLASDPRYAGIAIPSTESLKDTIARVLPYYQAAIEPQLAAGKTVLISAHGNSLRALVKHLSGISDADITGLEIPTGQPIVYELNDDLTARERYYLSER, encoded by the coding sequence ATGCCGCAGCTCATCCTCATCCGTCACGGCCAGTCGCAGTGGAATCTCGAAAATCGCTTCACCGGCTGGTGGGACGTCGACGTCACTGAAAAGGGCGCGGCCGAGGCGTGGGCCGCGGGCGAACTGATGAAGGCAAAGGGGATCGCCCCCGACACCGCCTTCACCTCGGTCCAGACGCGCGCGATCAAGACGCTCAACCTCGCGCTCGAGGCGATGGGGCGGCTGTGGTTGCCCGTCATCAAGGACTGGCGCCTCAACGAGCGCCACTATGGCGGGCTCACCGGGCTCGACAAGGCCGAGACCGCGGCGAAGCATGGCGACGAACAGGTCAAGGTCTGGCGCCGCAGCTTCGACATTCCGCCGCCGCCGCTCGAGGCCGGTTCGCCCTACGACCTTGCGAGCGACCCGCGCTACGCCGGCATCGCGATTCCGTCGACCGAAAGCCTCAAGGACACGATCGCGCGCGTGCTGCCCTATTATCAGGCGGCGATCGAACCCCAGCTCGCGGCGGGCAAGACGGTGCTGATCTCGGCGCACGGCAACAGCCTGCGCGCGCTGGTCAAGCATCTGTCGGGCATTTCGGACGCCGACATCACCGGGCTCGAAATCCCGACCGGCCAGCCGATCGTCTACGAGCTGAACGACGATCTGACGGCGCGCGAACGCTATTATCTCAGCGAACGCTGA
- the dnaQ gene encoding DNA polymerase III subunit epsilon: MREIIFDTETTGLDPRTGDRLVEIGCIELVDRRETGRSFHAYYNPERDMPAAAEAVHGLSIQFLSDKPLFADRIDELLEFLGDAPLIAHNAVFDFGFVNAELARAKRPILDMARMCCTVQMARKLHPGAKHSLDALCTRYGIDRSHRVKHGALLDAELLAHLYIEMTGGRQIGLGLASEAPAPAAAAASGHAPAAAPRAFREPRPHAATPAELARHAEFVATLNQPLWHDSP; this comes from the coding sequence ATGCGCGAGATTATCTTCGATACCGAAACGACGGGGCTCGATCCCAGGACCGGGGACAGGCTGGTTGAAATCGGGTGCATCGAACTGGTCGACCGCCGCGAAACGGGGCGCAGCTTCCACGCCTATTACAACCCCGAACGCGACATGCCCGCCGCTGCCGAGGCGGTGCACGGCCTCTCGATCCAGTTCCTGTCCGACAAGCCGCTCTTCGCCGACCGGATCGACGAACTGCTCGAATTTCTCGGCGACGCGCCTCTGATCGCGCACAATGCCGTCTTCGACTTCGGCTTCGTCAACGCCGAACTCGCGCGTGCCAAGCGCCCCATTCTCGACATGGCGCGCATGTGCTGCACCGTGCAGATGGCGCGCAAGCTCCACCCCGGCGCCAAGCACAGCCTCGACGCGCTCTGCACGCGCTACGGCATCGACCGCAGCCACCGCGTCAAGCACGGCGCGCTGCTCGACGCCGAACTGCTCGCGCACCTCTATATCGAAATGACCGGCGGACGGCAGATCGGCCTCGGTCTCGCATCCGAAGCGCCCGCGCCTGCTGCGGCCGCGGCGTCGGGCCACGCCCCCGCGGCCGCCCCGCGCGCGTTTCGCGAACCCCGTCCGCATGCCGCAACCCCCGCCGAACTGGCGCGTCATGCCGAATTCGTCGCCACGCTGAATCAACCGCTGTGGCACGATAGCCCGTGA
- a CDS encoding cell wall hydrolase produces MTVAAMLLIAEPGFANDLGVDAPIPAITLPGADAPQTGTVAPSTDTPAPVATPDPVTAEPAAPQPVPVTAESLAELVAETPRPAKLDAELRCLAGAVYFESRGESLVGQLAVAHVVINRAKSGRFPSSLCGVVHQKSQFSFVRGGKMPKIRESGALWSNAVAIAQIARDGSWKNHAPGALFFHARYVSPGWRKTRIAQIDNHIFYR; encoded by the coding sequence ATGACCGTTGCCGCCATGCTGCTGATCGCGGAACCCGGTTTCGCGAATGATCTGGGCGTCGATGCCCCGATCCCCGCCATTACCCTGCCGGGCGCCGATGCGCCGCAGACCGGGACGGTGGCCCCTTCGACCGACACCCCGGCACCGGTCGCCACGCCCGATCCCGTCACCGCCGAACCCGCCGCGCCGCAGCCGGTGCCGGTGACCGCCGAATCGCTCGCCGAACTCGTCGCCGAAACGCCCCGCCCGGCCAAGCTCGACGCCGAACTGCGCTGCCTTGCCGGCGCGGTCTATTTCGAATCGCGCGGCGAATCGCTCGTCGGCCAGCTCGCGGTCGCGCATGTCGTGATCAACCGCGCCAAGTCGGGGCGCTTCCCGTCCAGCCTGTGCGGGGTCGTCCATCAGAAGAGCCAGTTCAGCTTCGTGCGCGGCGGCAAGATGCCGAAAATCCGCGAATCGGGCGCGCTGTGGTCGAACGCGGTCGCCATCGCCCAGATCGCCCGCGACGGCAGCTGGAAGAATCACGCCCCCGGCGCGCTCTTCTTCCACGCACGCTATGTCTCGCCCGGCTGGCGCAAGACGCGCATCGCGCAGATCGACAACCACATCTTCTATCGCTGA
- a CDS encoding PTS sugar transporter subunit IIA translates to MNLSSLLYPATVRAHVQLDSKKALFPFVGDLAARSLGLDSGEVSEALLERERLGSTGFGRGIALPHAKMADLGGVRGLFLQLARPIDFQAVDGLPVDLLFVLLSPLDAGADHLKALAGVSRMLRNESIADRLRGAKSDEALYALLVDSEARDAA, encoded by the coding sequence ATGAACCTATCTTCTCTCCTCTATCCGGCGACCGTGCGTGCGCATGTTCAGCTCGATTCGAAAAAGGCGCTGTTTCCGTTCGTCGGCGACCTCGCGGCGCGCTCGCTCGGGCTCGACTCGGGCGAAGTGAGCGAGGCGCTGCTCGAACGCGAACGGCTCGGGTCGACGGGGTTCGGGCGCGGCATCGCGCTGCCGCACGCCAAGATGGCCGACCTCGGCGGGGTGCGCGGACTATTCCTCCAGCTCGCGCGGCCGATCGATTTCCAGGCGGTCGACGGGCTGCCCGTCGACCTGCTCTTCGTCCTGTTGTCGCCGCTCGACGCCGGCGCCGATCATTTGAAGGCGCTCGCGGGCGTGTCGCGCATGCTGCGGAACGAAAGCATCGCCGACCGGCTGCGCGGCGCGAAGAGCGACGAAGCGCTCTATGCGCTGCTCGTCGACAGCGAAGCGCGTGACGCGGCGTAG